In a genomic window of Aggregatimonas sangjinii:
- a CDS encoding glycosyltransferase: protein MPLPKVLILNQPFVNDTGGGITLSNLFSGWDKDKLAVACLGYVLTPHIDPTVCNNYYQLGDEERKWIFPFNILSRTYKSGPIKFTDTSKKNIVEEVSKSKTRVGFLNTYLNPFLEFTGLSQIITRTTLSPKFKRWLDEYSPDVIYLQCSTRESILFCIEVLKYLKKPSVFHMMDDWPMLIGIKGFFGSYWKNRIDKEFKELLNLADTHLSICDYMAEAYKIRYGIDFVTFHNPIDIDFWQKGQKKQYALNGTPKLMYAGRIGLGIDDSLKTVAKAIEKINTELQMNIQFIIQSIAAPSWINNYSVVVHKNFVPYSQLPFEFGSVDFLILPYDFSPESLAYIKYSMPTKASEYMASGTPIIIYAPQETALVDYAQRNKWATLVTDQAENKLVEGLKKIILDDNYRRKLAEIATNVAIERHDIRTVGKDFQKILSETARKN, encoded by the coding sequence ATGCCCTTACCTAAAGTTCTTATTCTCAATCAACCGTTCGTCAATGATACCGGGGGTGGAATTACCTTATCGAATCTCTTTTCAGGTTGGGACAAAGATAAGCTGGCGGTTGCATGCCTGGGCTATGTGCTGACTCCTCATATAGACCCGACAGTTTGCAACAACTATTATCAATTAGGTGATGAGGAGCGAAAGTGGATTTTTCCCTTTAATATTTTAAGTAGAACCTATAAAAGTGGCCCTATAAAATTTACGGATACTTCAAAAAAAAATATAGTTGAAGAAGTTTCAAAATCGAAAACCAGAGTAGGCTTTCTTAACACATATTTAAATCCCTTTTTAGAATTTACGGGTCTTTCACAGATAATTACCAGGACAACATTATCTCCAAAATTCAAAAGATGGCTTGATGAGTATTCTCCTGACGTAATTTATTTACAATGCTCTACACGTGAAAGTATCTTGTTCTGCATAGAAGTCTTAAAATATTTAAAAAAGCCCAGCGTATTTCACATGATGGATGATTGGCCAATGCTTATAGGCATAAAGGGCTTTTTCGGATCTTATTGGAAGAATAGAATCGATAAGGAATTTAAAGAACTGCTAAACTTGGCAGATACGCATTTAAGTATATGTGATTATATGGCGGAAGCATACAAAATTAGATATGGTATTGATTTTGTTACTTTTCATAATCCGATCGACATTGATTTTTGGCAAAAGGGTCAAAAAAAACAATATGCACTGAACGGTACCCCTAAACTGATGTATGCCGGCCGTATAGGTTTAGGTATTGATGATTCCTTAAAAACAGTGGCGAAGGCCATAGAAAAAATTAATACGGAGCTCCAAATGAATATTCAATTTATAATTCAATCGATTGCAGCGCCTTCTTGGATAAATAACTATTCAGTGGTGGTACACAAAAACTTTGTGCCCTACTCTCAATTACCTTTCGAATTTGGCTCGGTTGATTTTTTAATCTTACCTTATGATTTTAGTCCTGAATCCTTAGCCTACATTAAATATTCAATGCCTACGAAAGCTTCCGAGTATATGGCAAGTGGGACACCTATTATAATTTATGCACCGCAAGAAACTGCTTTGGTAGATTATGCACAGCGAAACAAGTGGGCGACCCTGGTCACGGATCAAGCAGAAAATAAATTGGTTGAAGGGTTAAAAAAAATAATCTTAGACGATAATTATCGCCGAAAACTGGCAGAAATAGCTACGAACGTTGCCATTGAGAGACATGATATTAGAACTGTAGGAAAAGATTTTCAAAAAATTCTTTCAGAAACTGCGCGGAAAAATTAA
- a CDS encoding glycosyltransferase, with the protein MIKVVHLQTHLPSSGNAAFRLHQALNQNGVHSRMLSLTSDVAPNTNLNHLNLKATIVARLNSKFHNRHNENVIEKFGLFSYPVLGTDISNHHFVREADVIYIHWVLAGFLNFSGLEKLMKLGKPIIFFMHDMWTITGGCHHSFTCTKYSGTCSKCQMFENAKTNGLPAKELRKKVRLYHKYDNLNFVSPSNWLYELAKKSVLTKDKPLFHIPNLVDTTIFKPADKKTVRQILNLPNTGTLIGFGAISPKSPYKGWSYLKKAFELVAEQGREDIGIVIFGSDYDQEIEQALPFKCYFVGRLRDEYSSALVYNAVDLFVAPSLAETFGLVILESLRCGTPVVAFKTGGIPELIRHKKNGYLAKYKDSLDLAEGILFCLNMLSSGEALPEFDTEVIVKQHLALYKQIAPNKFIG; encoded by the coding sequence ATGATTAAAGTCGTTCATTTACAAACACATCTGCCTTCTTCGGGAAATGCAGCTTTTCGACTGCACCAAGCGCTGAATCAAAATGGTGTGCATTCAAGAATGCTATCTTTGACATCGGATGTAGCGCCAAACACCAATTTAAATCACCTGAATCTAAAAGCCACAATTGTGGCAAGGTTGAACAGTAAATTTCACAATCGTCATAATGAAAATGTTATTGAGAAGTTCGGTCTTTTTTCATATCCCGTTTTAGGTACTGATATTTCAAATCACCACTTTGTACGTGAAGCTGATGTAATCTATATTCACTGGGTGCTCGCAGGTTTTTTGAACTTCTCCGGCCTTGAGAAACTTATGAAATTAGGCAAACCGATTATTTTTTTTATGCACGATATGTGGACCATAACAGGGGGTTGTCATCACAGTTTTACCTGCACAAAGTATTCAGGAACCTGTAGTAAGTGTCAAATGTTCGAAAATGCCAAAACAAACGGGCTTCCTGCAAAAGAACTGCGAAAAAAGGTACGGTTATACCACAAATACGATAATTTAAACTTTGTCTCTCCCAGTAACTGGCTCTACGAGCTCGCAAAGAAATCGGTTTTAACAAAAGACAAGCCGCTTTTTCATATTCCCAATCTTGTTGATACTACAATCTTCAAACCCGCGGATAAAAAGACGGTTCGACAGATTTTAAATTTGCCAAATACTGGAACTCTTATTGGTTTTGGAGCCATTTCACCAAAAAGTCCCTATAAAGGCTGGTCTTACTTAAAGAAAGCCTTCGAGCTTGTAGCTGAACAAGGAAGGGAAGATATTGGTATAGTGATTTTCGGTAGTGATTATGATCAAGAAATAGAGCAGGCACTACCTTTTAAATGCTACTTTGTCGGGCGACTAAGGGATGAGTATTCATCCGCATTGGTATATAATGCCGTCGATCTTTTTGTAGCGCCATCGCTTGCCGAAACCTTCGGCTTGGTGATTCTAGAGTCGCTGCGTTGCGGCACTCCCGTTGTAGCCTTTAAAACTGGCGGAATACCCGAGTTGATACGTCATAAAAAAAATGGCTACCTAGCCAAGTATAAAGATAGTTTAGACCTTGCCGAAGGAATTTTGTTCTGTCTCAATATGTTAAGCAGCGGTGAAGCCTTGCCGGAATTTGATACCGAAGTGATCGTCAAACAACATTTAGCGCTTTATAAACAAATAGCACCAAATAAATTCATTGGTTGA